The following proteins are encoded in a genomic region of Dasypus novemcinctus isolate mDasNov1 chromosome 3, mDasNov1.1.hap2, whole genome shotgun sequence:
- the VCPKMT gene encoding protein N-lysine methyltransferase METTL21D: MAAIVESSVEDQLRSFVRVLEKRDGTVLRLQQYGSGGVGCVVWDAAIVLSKYLETPGFAGDGTHSLNRRSVLELGSGTGAVGLMAATLGANVVVTDLEELQDLLKMNINMNKHLVTGSVQAKVLKWGEEIEDFPSPPDYILMADCIYYEESLEPLLKTLKDLTGSETCIICCYEQRTMGKNPEIEKKYFELLQLDFDFEKIPLEKHDEEYRSEDIHILYIRKKKSKFPS; this comes from the exons ATGGCGGCTATTGTGGAGTCCTCGGTGGAGGACCAGCTGCGGAGCTTTGTGCGGGTCTTGGAGAAACGAGACGGCACGGTTTTGAGACTACAGCAGTATGGCTCCGGCGGCGTGGGCTGCGTGGTTTGGGACGCTGCGATTGTCCTTTCTAAATATCTGGAAACGCCTGGTTTTGCCGGCGATGGGACCCATTCGCTGAACCGGCGGTCGGTGCTGGAGCTGGGCTCGGGCACTGGGGCCGTGGGGCTCATGGCCGCTACCCTCGG GGCAAATGTTGTAGTCACCGATCTTGAGGAATTGCAAGACTTACTGAAGATGAATATTAATATGAACAAGCACCTTGTAACTGGTTCTGTTCAAGCCAAGGTACTGAAATG gggggaagaaatagaagattttcCATCTCCACCAGACTACATACTGATGGCCGACTGCATATACTACGAAGAG TCCTTGGAGCCGTTGCTGAAAACCCTAAAAGATCTCACTGGATCTGAGACTTGTATTATATGTTGTTATGAACAACGAACAATGGGGAAAAATCCAGagattgagaaaaaatattttgaa ctcCTTCAACTGGATTTTGACTTTGAAAAAATTCCTTTGGAAAAGCATGATGAAGAATATCGGAGTGaagatattcatattttatacatcagaaagaaaaaatcG aAATTTCCATCGTGA